The following are encoded in a window of Phocoena phocoena chromosome 2, mPhoPho1.1, whole genome shotgun sequence genomic DNA:
- the MKRN3 gene encoding LOW QUALITY PROTEIN: probable E3 ubiquitin-protein ligase makorin-3 (The sequence of the model RefSeq protein was modified relative to this genomic sequence to represent the inferred CDS: deleted 2 bases in 1 codon; substituted 2 bases at 2 genomic stop codons) yields the protein MHIFXGGAQELAAGLRASSPKGRDTREVPAPFGVEEAAMEEPAAPTEPHEAAGASGGAEAAGEVVPRPTVPVRPASRWSSVPGPAPFRPSRLRPAQASWGGARPRWLQGRSSGSWTKQVVCRYYLHGLCKEGVNCRYSHDLSGRQVASEGHGLVPQASADSGPSTAAHMEPLPQEVAEAPPAASSRSLPLIGSAAERGFFEAKTDSAGLEAAGGAGAEGWEGAFEFVPGQPYRGRLAPSVSEALLQSSVTEREQIALGMGKQLCRDAIVGQCFRGQSCIYLHGDICDMCGLQVLHPVDGAQRADHVKACIEAHEKNMELSFAVQRSADKVCGICMEVVYEKANLNDCRFGILSSCNHTYCLKCIRRWRSARQFGSRVVKSCPQCRVISTFVIPSEFWVEEEEEKQKLIQQYLEAMSHKTCRYFARGRVCPFGENCFYRHAFPEGQGEEPQRQGAEASSTCRGQRFEPLQVGEGSMPFKSSKKELVMLWLANLLCKCFLSLGAXAPLHRGPVGLASL from the exons ATGCACATCTTCTAGGGAGGAGCCCAGGAGCTGGCTGCCGGCCTCCGGGCCTCAAGCCCGAAAGGAAGAGATACCAGGGAAGTTCCGGCACCATTTGGGGTAGAAGAAGCTGCCATGGAAGAGCCTGCAGCTCCCACAGAGCCCCACGAGGCAGCTGGGGCCTCTGGGGGTGCCGAGGCAGCGGGGGAGGTCGTCCCCCGGCCCACCGTCCCGGTGCGCCCAGCCTCCCGGTGGTCTTCGGTTCCAGGCCCGGCCCCCTTCCGCCCGTCACGTCTGAGGCCCGCCCAGGCCTCATGGGGAGGGGCTAGGCCCAGATGGCTGCAAGGCCGGAGCAGCGGCAGCTGGACAAAGCAAGTCGTCTGCAGGTATTATCTGCATGGGCTGTGCAAGGAGGGGGTGAACTGCCGATACTCCCACGACCTCTCGGGCCGGCAGGTGGCCAGCGAAGGCCACGGTTTGGTGCCCCAGGCCTCTGCAGACAGTGGCCCCAGCACGGCTGCGCACATGGAGCCCCTGCCTCAGGAAGTGGCGGAAGCCCCCCCTGCTGCGTCCTCACGCTCCTTGCCTCTGATTGGCTCGGCTGCTGAAAGGGGTTTCTTTGAAGCTAAGACAGACAGTGCAGGCCTTGAAGCTGCCGGAGGAGCAGGTGCAGAAGGCTGGGAGGGTGCCTTTGAGTTTGTTCCGGGGCAACCCTACCGGGGCCGCCTGGCCCCTTCTGTCTCCGAGGCTCTTCTGCAGAGCTCGGTGACTGAGAGGGAGCAGATTGCCTTGGGCATGGGGAAGCAGCTTTGCCGCGATGCTATCGTGGGGCAGTGCTTTCGTGGGCAGAGTTGTATCTATCTCCACGGAGATATATGTGATATGTGTGGGCTGCAGGTCTTGCACCCTGTGGACGGTGCCCAGAGAGCAGACCATGTAAAGGCCTGCATTGAAGCACACGAGAAGAATATGGAGCTCTCGTTTGCTGTGCAGCGCAGTGCGGACAAAGTGTGTGGCATCTGCATGGAGGTTGTCTATGAGAAAGCCAACCTGAATGATTGCCGCTTTGGCATTCTCTCCAGCTGCAACCACACCTACTGTCTTAAGTGTATCCGCAGGTGGAGGAGTGCCAGACAGTTTGGGAGCAGGGTCGTCAAGTCCTGCCCGCAGTGCAGGGTCATCTCCACCTTTGTCATTCCCAGTGAATtctgggtggaggaggaggaagagaagcagaaacTTATTCAGCAGTACTTGGAGGCAATGAGCCACAAGACCTGCAGGTATTTTGCTCGAGGCAGGGTCTGCCCATTTGGAGAGAACTGTTTTTACAGACATGCGTTCCCTGAGGGCCAGGGAGAGGAGCCTCAGAGGCAGGGTGCTGAGGCGTCCAGTACTTGCCGCGGTCAACGTTTCGAGCCTCTGCAGGTGGGAGAGGGCAGCATGCCCTTTAAAAGCAGTAAAAAAGAGCTTGTCATGCTTTGGCTGGCCAATCTGTTGTGTAAGTGTTTTCTTTCACTGGGAGCT TGAGCTCCCCTTCACAGAGGCCCTGTGGGACTTGCATCATTGTGA